The Vulpes vulpes isolate BD-2025 chromosome 1, VulVul3, whole genome shotgun sequence genome contains the following window.
ATGTGTAGGATATTAAGAGATGTTTGGAAATAGATTCAAGCAAGTGCTTGAAATCCTGTATCACAATGGTATACTACAGTTTAAATATGAAGCCATATATCATATTTTTCTCtgataatgattattatttaattaataatcatCCAATGGGGaggaaacaatattttaatagcatcaatatgtaaaattaaacgtttaaatgacatttctttttctaaatatttttgaatttttcttttcatatttcatattacttaatattttagtaTAGTGGTAGTCTATCTAATTTCTATATCAAAACATACTGAGAACATGCTACAAATGTACTTATTATATGAACATTACCAAAATATGTAGGATATTAAGAGATGTTTGGAAATAGATTCAAGCAAGTGCATGAATTACTGTATCACAAGACTATGCTACAGTTTAAATAAGACAGATAACACGATTTTTTCTCActctaattaatatttaattaataatagtGTTAATGGGGAGGAAACAATgtttaattaaatacaaaaaatcaaaaaatttaaTGCCATTTCTTtagactcttttttaaatttctgttttcatattttataatacatgcTATTTTAGTATACTGGTAACCTAATTTGTAGGTAAGTATGTATATTTAGAACATATTACAATGATCTTTCTATATGAGTATATACCAAAATGGTTTGAAATATCTCCTCTCCTGAAGCCACCAACCAGTAGATGAAAGACAGTTGAAAGCACAAGAGTAGATGAGATAATATGGGGAAAGCTCTAGAATAAAAGAAgaaggggggggatccctgggtggcgcagcggtttggcgcctgcctttggcccagggcgcgatcctggagacccgggatcgaatcccacgtcgggctcctggtgcatggagcctgcttctccctctgcctgtgtctctgcctctctctctgcctgtgtctttggctctgtctctccttctatctctcaagaataaataaataaaatctttaaaaaaaaaaaaaaaaaaaaaaaagaagaagggggtTAAGGATACAATCAAAAAGAAGCATCATTAAGGGCAAAAAGAGAAACATGACCCAGCAGGAAAGAATGAGATGGAGCAATCAAGATTATAGAAGCAGGGAGGGTTATCCTAAGAAGCCCGAGAAGAATTTGATAGCACCAAACACTATGTGTggttaggaaaataattattcctTTGGGTTCGCATGAGAGGGGCTTGTGGCCTTAGGCGTGGTGGTGAAGGGAGGGGGGTTAGTGAAATGGCAGAGCAGAGAAAGTAAATGGGAAAGAATCCAATAGAGCAATGTCCCACCTATTTTCCCAGTCTCTTTATATTTACCTGTTACGTCCTCTTATATCATGCATGAGTAAGCTTTAGTCACTCGAGTTtactgtcctttcttttatttttttaaagatttttttatttattcatgagagagagagagagagagagagagagagagagagagagacagggagagcgagaagcaggccccatgcagggagcctgatacaggactcgatcctgggtctccaggatcacgccctgggccgaaggcaggcattaaaccgctcagtaacccagggatcccctgcccttTCTTTCAAATTAGGTGTTGCTCTTTTAGAGTCCAGGCTTTTACACTTGATTCCCTCAGCCTAATGCTTTTCCCCATGATCTTCACCACTTGTTAACTGCATACCCTGGAAAgttatgtgaaattaaaatttccGAAAGGAAATCTTTTCACCTAGAGTAAAAACAGGTTGAGAAACTTTGATTTATACTAGTGGGCAGCACACATCTGAGATAAGAGCTGCCCTGGAAACGTGATGAAGTGAAGTAGTATAAAAGCCAAGGGAACTAGATGTTGCCTAGGAAAGGACTTCCATGATTTGGAAGTGTCCGGTTGCATGTTTTGTCTTTACCTGGTGCAGGAGGTattttctccctccaccttcctACTCCCACATCTTCCGTGTATGCATCTTTCGTGTATACACTGAATATGCATTCATTCAAATGAATATGTTAGCTGGCATTCTGTATCAATTATCTCTTCCTATCTTGGGATAATTTCCTCAAATTTAACGGGAGAAGTTATAAAAGACCTTGTAGAAAGagatcttatatatatatatatatatatatatatatatatatatatatatattacttccATCCTTGTCTCATTAGTCCCTCTGTTCTCTTGACattgttaatttcctgattttttttgtctgaatAAATCCTgaagaacagtaaaaaaaaaaaaaaaaaaaaccacgttTAATGTTACAGCTTAAACTGCACACTGGTCAGCAATATAAATGCTGATTTCTCCCCTACTAGTTATGAGCTTCTTGTCAGGAGTTATATCTAAAACTAAGAAGAATTTATCCCACCATTTTCACACCATGTGCACACACTCCCTATTGTCTTTCCAGTACCATGCATATTGCAAGCACTTGATAAAAGTTAAACACAATGGGAATATTAGCAATCAATGCAGCATGTATTGAAGAACTAGCTCCAGTTGCTGTGAGGCTCAAAAGATGTATGATACGATTGGTGACAAGAACATTTAGTTGAGACTTTTACACTCAAGACACATATGATGCACACTTGATACAGTGGTGAATGCATTCATTATAAAAAGCAGATAAGTATCATGTAAATCAGGAAGAGTAACACTCAGTTCTATTTAAAGGACCTAGGAAAGTCCTCATGGAGAGATCTGACTTGAACTCAAGGATGAGTCGTAGTGAgatggaagaaaagggagaaggagttTCAGATGAGGGAAATTGTATAAGAAAATTACATAACGAAACTGCACAGAGGGGCAGTAAGGGATGCACGTAGCCAAGTGCCCTGAggtgagaggaagaaagcaaggcGATAGATGAGACACAGGCTGACTGTGAAGCATCTGGAATTCCAAGTTAAGAAAAATGGATTTGCTTTGAGACCATTGCTAATGCCTGGGGACTGGGTGTCATTATCTTATGCCTGTAACAAATATTTGCTTATCTCTATAAAGTTTGACTGTTTAGGGTGttaggaatgaaggaatgaacatATCAGACAAAGTCCCTATTATATCTAAGGCTACTGGTGGTCTTTGGAAACTAGTGACTGAATATAGACATACTATATACATAGCGTATTtactaagtaaaattttattaaatatgtgcTATATTTCTATGATTAGTAGAATGATGGGGCAAAACAAGATGAGAAAGATAAAGGAATTGGGGTGAACTGAGAAGAACAGAGAACCACTCAGTCAATCATATTCATAGTGGGGTTAAGTTGTAACAGCAAAGTTTCCATGAGGGTTTTGCAACACATGGGAACAAATTCAACTCAGAGTGAAGGGGCTGATGAGCCTAGCTAACCCTATCAGTCTCCTCTCCAGATGTTAATCATCTTTCATAAATCATGTTAATCTCCCCAGTACTCTGTCCAAACCAACCTGAGACTCTCTTCTGCTCATTTTACAGTTTACGCACTAGGAAGGATCAGAATTGGAAAATGATATCATTTACATAAGAATCAGCAAGATGATCATCAAATGACCTCACTGACCTCTGTGAGGGTCATTTACTTTACCCTCATTGTCTCACAGGTCAGCTTTAATTTATGTAATACATCTAAGATGTTTTGCGAACTGCATCTCCCCATAGAAATACACTGATGTCATTGCAGGGAAATCCCATGAGCATTTGATGGAAATTTTGACTTTGCCTTGTAAGGAACATAATTATTGACACTGATCTATTAGTAGTCctgcattttcattatttaatccCAAATGTTTTTGAGATCAGAGGTCATATTCTGAAACTTTAGGAACTTAACTCCATAACAAAAGCAATGTGGATGTTATAAAATGTTCTTAGGAGCATTCAGGTAATGGAAGTATTCAAATGTAGTTATACTTTTAATATTAGCATCTAtaattgtttatttatctgaataacttagcatttttttcattgcttacAGATTTCAACTTCTTATCGTTCTGGCCCTTCTCACACCTGAAGGCTATGGGAAATGAGATTTAAATCAATTCATGCTGACCTTTCTTGATTATAagataaatcttcaaaatagACAGGTAAGAACGCAGCTTAGCTCTATGACATAATATAGGCAAGTACCTTGAAAGTTATTTCTAACATTGCTTATGTTCTCAAATGGCTTTTCTTTAATACTGTAATCCCGGAAAATGTCCACCTGcacatttattttgatatttcgattagggaaatacaaaccaattTTGACCATAGAATTCATATAATTAGACACACTGGCCAATATATCCTAATGGATCACTAAGTAAAGATAGAAGATAGcctttgagagaaataaaatttgttctCAAAAATCCCATtaagttttaagattttcctcttttttctaagtggtacaaaactaaaagatacaGGCAAATGTATTATCAACTTTTAAACTACTGTGACATATTTCAGAAAATTGTATTTATGTTTCTTAGGAAACAGGTAAATAGTAGAGAGGTTAATTCAGATAAGATGATGATTCATAAAATTTTTTCAATGATGAATTTTGTCTAATTGCCTTTGTAGGCTATTCTTCAAAATTAGCAGATTCTATCTGAAAAACCCAAGAGGTTACTCTGGATCAGTAGTAGTACACTGACAACAAGTTCACCCATCTCAGGCCTTTGGAATGAAGCTAGGACTGGAATCCTACTGCTCCTTCTCTATAGCATGAAATAACTCCTATAAGAAGTAGAAGCCATAGCTATGCTCAAATGTCTACAATTCTAGTAAGGAAACTGTGCATATGGAAAAAATAACCTTGTAGATTATACAGAAGCAACCTAAGAGTGTGGTGGGTATATGGGATACACTGGATGTTGCAGGAAGTGAAAATCAGTGTGGTCTGGGGCATTtagtataaattttattaagtagCATTATATGAAAAACTATGCATTGCATAAAGAAGGAAAGGACTTAGAAATCTGGGCAAAAGTAAACAGGAATGATGGCATGACAAAGTTAGTTCTTATGGAAATGGATGTATTACCAGAAAAAGGAATGAGAGAGAtgataatatatagatatttatttccttggatatccaaagtaattttctttaagataaaGGAAGGTCTTCTTCTTAATCATTACTGATCTTGATACAAttcctaatatataaaattaaattatctgtCATGTTCTATTTTCAAGCATTCACTCCACTGggagagtatataaagaacttttttctcagttaaaaaacgtgtatatatgaaaattgattttaaattcattttaaggaTCTTTAATAGAGAAACTAATAActaaaattatatgtcaacaatgAAACAACTATGTGTACCCTAGATCTGTACACTCTTCATGCATGAATTCATAATGACAAAACTTGTCCATGGTAAGCTTTCTTCTTGGAAATATAAGAACATTCATGGAAATGCTGATTTCCAGAGTCAAGGTTATGTAGCTGACATTTTAGGGGAATGGGTATCCTCTATGTTTGTGTGTCTGTATCCAGAGAGGGTAAGAGAGGTTTGAAGAACTCCTCTCTttgttgtagaaaaaaaatttggaaggaaaactATACATACCCTAAATGACACTCTTGTATCTCCAGAATTCCTATCTTCACAGAGAACGTGGACATGACTGCGGATAATTACTCCCTGACAACTGAATTTATTCTCATAGGATTTACAGATCATCCAAAGTTGAAGACCGTTCTGTTTGTGGTGTTTCTCACTATCTATCTGATCACCATGGTGGGGAATCTGGGCCTGGTGCCATTGATCCTTATGGAGCGTCGCCTTCACACACCCATGTACATCTTTCTGGGCAACCTGGCTCTAATGGATTCCTGTTGTGCCTGTGCCATTACCCCCAAGATGTTAGagaatttcttttcaaaggaCAGAATGATTTCCCTCTATGAATGCAtggcacaattttattttctctgccttgCTGAAACTACAGACCTCTTTCTCCTGGCAGcaatggcctatgaccgctatgtggccatctgcagcCCACTGCAGTACCACACCGTGATGTCGAAGAAGCTCTGCCTTCAAATGACCGCAGGGGCCTACATAGCAGGAAATCTCCATCCCATAATTCATGTAGTGTTTCTCTTTCGGTTAACTTTCTGTAGATCTCATCAGATTAATCACTTTTTTTGTGATGTTCTTCCATTATACAAACTCTCCTGTGTTGACCCTTATATCAATGAATTGTTGATATTTATCTTTGCAGGCTCAGTTCTAGTGTTCTCTATTATCATAGTCATAATTTCTTATCTCTGCATCCTTTTcatgattttcaaaatgaaatccaaagagggaagaggcagagccTTATCTACTTGTGcatctcactttctctctgtctcaatgtTCTATGGTTCTCTTCTCTTTGTGTATGTTCGACCAAATTCAGTTAAAGAGGAGGATAAAGATATATCTGTTGCTATTTTTTATACTCTAGTAATCCCTTTATTAAACCCTTTTATTTATAGTCTAAGAAATAAGGAAgtaataaatgctatgaaaaaaaacataaagaaaattttttgacACTTAAATATCCTCTcctgtggaaaaataaatttgcGAAAATGTTTTTCTGAATGACAGAGTATTGAGAAAGTCGAAAATGACCACTTtgtacttaaaatattcaattactaAAACATGACAGTATAGGAGTCAAAAAAGAAGTTCAGTAAGGAGACATTCTGttacaaagtatttcaaaatcTAAGCTTCTAGCTCCCAGCAAGAATGAACTAAATCATTATTCTTGAGCTCACAAACTGTGTCACAATGAAAGTAGCTAAAGTATTAACTAATTGTTTCAAAGTGTAGTGAGTTACAATTTTCAACAATACAACAAATACTAGGGTACAAGTCCTTATATGTAAAGATCACTTCCATTTATTATTGTTGACAAATAATTTCTGGAATTCCAAACCATAATCTGACAAACTCTGGCACTTTCCAAATTATCAATAATTAATCCCTTGTTAATATCATGTGTCACAAGTAAACTGTGTATATTTGATTCTTAATTTTCTATGACTTGATTCAGGAGAATACATCTGACTATCAAATCACTCAGAATATCtggtcaaaaagaaaaattttatccttaaaagtagaaatttaataatttataattaaattattaaaaacaagaaaagaatactaacaaaaatgtattataaaaaagacTTCATATTTCTCTACTGGTGATTTATCAATCTGTATTTGAAGTACATGGTATTTACACTGAAATTAATATGGACTTTGAAATTCATGTATTATGACTAGGCACCCATCAAAAATGGATGGTAATCCTGAACACATTAAACTAAATAAGGGTTTTTTCACTGATATTACTTGTTTCTTCCTCGGAAATCCTCAGAACTGCATGTAAACTACTGCTCTACTCTCAGCATTAACAAAAGGCTCTGAGATGCTGTAAAGCATCAGTGAGGCACAAAATAGTAAAAGTTCTAAATacctaaacaaaaatatttatttatcacttatatttgcaaataggaaaggaaagaataatttaCTGAGAACACGTGATCTGGTAGGCACAAAGAAGACCCTTCCTATAGATTACCTAACAAACAACTGTATAGAAAGAATCCTTCATGCTTTTTATCAGTAAAAATATTATAACTTTGGATATTGAGATGCCTGCTAAAGTTCATCCAGGTATTCATTTTGAGCTACATTTTGTATTAATGCTTCTTGACAGTTTCAAAGATGGAGATCCTTGTAGCCTGGGGTACTTAGTCCTTAAGCAGAATGAGACGTAAGATGTGccttaaaaatgatcttttagaAATAATGTCTGGAGACAAAAAGGAATGAGTATGACCACAGTCAATGTTTATGGAAATAACTATGGGCCTGGGAACAGGGGTGAAGCAGGTGAACCGTGGAGAGCCAGAAAGCTGCCACAACTATTGTTATGAGCTGTTGTTAATTATGGGAAATAAGAGGGAAAGCCCATCAGGTTACTGAGAATCTTAAATACCACCTTAGGGAATCTGAATGTATCTCAGAGAAATCAGACATCAAATTCTTCCTAGACCTGGGTAATCTGATTGCATTTTTCAGAAAACTCATTTGGTAATTGATTGGTTGAAGGTGGAAGCAATGAGACTAACTTCAAGAATTCATATCTTAGATGTTGAGACTGAAACTAGAGGATAAAAGGAGAGGAGTGCACCGatataagaaacattttaaagaaaaaaatgataattgtaactactggaaaataaaatcaaggccTATCTTCTTCCTGTGCATACCAAGCTAATCATGACTGATACTAATGCTTTAAAAGGGTACCTGACATTTTGGACCATTTGCTTACCATTTCctttaataaattttgatatCATTAAGCTGTTGTataataggtttttatttttctgcacaAGTccataattaatttataatttcttggttttcatttctaACTGTACCTACTGTGAGATATAACCCACGGAAACAAAGCTCTAGAGTTTcctaaacacattttttaagaatataacaaAATCCAGACGCCTGACATAGATGAATGTTGTTCCTTTGTATACACTCTCTATATTAGAAGATAGTTTTACTTGTTAGACTCACATACCTGGatccctttcctttttccaggAATACCACAGATTTTGTTATGTATTTCTACACCACCCTCTTCCAACCCTTAGGAACACTGAAGCCTAAAGGGCCTTTAAGGAAACAGTATGTGACTTATTTGGGGCCAGTGAGACTAAAGAAGTGATTTTGTGGAAGTTTCTGggatatatatttcctttattttaaaagagatccACCAAAAGAGGGAGTCTTTCTTCGTATGAATGTCATGCTGTACGGACATGAAATCTGGCACAGTCTACTTCCATTTGGCCGTCAAGAGAGAATCCAGCCTGGAGATGAAGTCAACACACAAAGGAGGGCATAGCTGAGGGAATCACAGAGAAACAGACCCAGCGTCACTGTAATCAACCAGCTTCTCTGGTGCTAGAATCCAATAGATCTTCTTACTGTTAAGCTTGtgtggaaaaaaatgcttttgttgcAACTGAATGAATATCATCTGATTCATGTCTCTCACCTCAtctctcattttacattttaatttaaattaattcttaGACACCCTTTTAGCTTACACATAGTGTTTCATCAGTATCcacttatttacatatatattacatttttaacctttatttctgtattttaattgaCTACACCCACTgagaaaaatggagaacaaaGAGGTTTCATAATTAGTCCATATTATTATTAAGATGGAACACAGGGATCAATTCTAGACATCAAATCCAAAATTCATGGTTTTACACACTAAACGATATGATATGCAACATAGAGAAATGAAAGTagcaagagaagaaaactttCAAGAAACTAAACTGTAAAGTGGGAAAAGAGAGGGCAGAGTCAGGAAAAATGTGAATCATTGACATTTGCCTCcagatttactttaaaaactttcaaacCTACAAAAACGTTGAGAGAATGTCCATgactttttttaaaccaagattaTTAACATTTCagcatatttatatgtatgtatatatatatatatgatgagaTAATGACAGTATCTTCATAAATTATTCAACATATATCTTGAAAGAACACAGAAATTTCCAACATGgtcatatcattttttaaagatttatctattgatttgagagagacagggagcaaGCACAGGTGAGTGGGAGTGGTAAatcaggaagagcagagggacacagagaagaagctccccattgagcaggaagcctgaggcaggtgaggcttgatccaggacccaaagtttatgaactgagctgaaggcagatgcttaaccaactgagccacccaactgaaTCTGAGATTCAGATTCAATCTACTGAATCCTAATTATATTAGGATCATATAATTATGATCCTAAAGGACTTTAACATCATCTAATATGATGTTCATACTAAAATTTTTCccaattttccccaaattgtccttgatactaatttattttttcatcaagaATTCAGTtaaagcacatcttctttatccattcatctttcgatggacaccgaggctccttccacagtttggctattgtggacattgctgctagaaacatcagggtgcaggtgtcagacaaacagtgtatgttctcattcatttggggaatataaataatagtgaaagggaatataaaggaagggagaagaaatgtgtgggaaatatcaggaagggagacagaacataaagactcctaactctgggaaacgaactaggggtggtggcaggggaggagggctgggggtgggggggaatgggtgacaggcactgagggggacacttgacgggatgagcactgggtgtttttctg
Protein-coding sequences here:
- the LOC112913750 gene encoding olfactory receptor 5K3-like → MTADNYSLTTEFILIGFTDHPKLKTVLFVVFLTIYLITMVGNLGLVPLILMERRLHTPMYIFLGNLALMDSCCACAITPKMLENFFSKDRMISLYECMAQFYFLCLAETTDLFLLAAMAYDRYVAICSPLQYHTVMSKKLCLQMTAGAYIAGNLHPIIHVVFLFRLTFCRSHQINHFFCDVLPLYKLSCVDPYINELLIFIFAGSVLVFSIIIVIISYLCILFMIFKMKSKEGRGRALSTCASHFLSVSMFYGSLLFVYVRPNSVKEEDKDISVAIFYTLVIPLLNPFIYSLRNKEVINAMKKNIKKIF